One genomic region from Anguilla rostrata isolate EN2019 chromosome 2, ASM1855537v3, whole genome shotgun sequence encodes:
- the LOC135247937 gene encoding protein HEXIM1-like: MSEPGDEKTHHTKTSHTTSGGSSSVLEHPPTNENGETERDDRGRCRDGQQADGNAVTMKQMQGEQLEVCPGLVARDAHPMCPAAAQPCQEPAGDGAGEDGLVAHGNSGDRPREETLSQVQGESGSHIKRLNSGCPGGKIQPSSDTRLGKKKHRRRPSKKKRRWKPYFKLSWEEKKALDERETARASRMRAEMFAKGLPVAPYNTTQFLMEEHDREEPDLNTELGGRRIMGACRSEDTASEEDYFEPEEEEDGSGGGSDGMGRPGNAGGEFLQRDFSETYEKYHVESLQNMTKAELVREYLELEKCMSRLEEENNRLRCIGRCPDTSAESPVAQPDASRLRELEVELERLRAQNSELRLQNQLYRERGQTVSNVGSSYGQTTGE; the protein is encoded by the coding sequence ATGTCAGAACCAGGCGATGAGAAGACCCATCATACGAAAACTTCTCATACCACTTCAGGTGGGAGCTCTTCAGTTTTGGAGCATCCTCCAACCAATGAGAATGGGGAAACGGAGCGTGACGATAGGGGGCGATGCAGAGATGGTCAGCAAGCAGACGGCAACGCTGTCACTATGAAGCAAATGCAAGGAGAGCAGCTGGAGGTGTGTCCTGGACTTGTGGCTCGAGACGCACACCCCATGTGTCCGGCAGCAGCTCAACCGTGTCAGGAGCCCGCTGGAGATGGAGCAGGGGAGGACGGGCTTGTCGCTCACGGTAACAGTGGAGACCGACCGAGAGAAGAGACCCTGAGTCAGGTGCAGGGCGAGAGTGGCAGCCACATTAAGAGACTGAACTCGGGTTGCCCGGGCGGTAAGATCCAGCCTTCGTCGGATACACGTCTAGGCAAGAAGAAACACCGCCGACGACCATCTAAGAAGAAGAGGCGTTGGAAGCCCTATTTCAAATTGTCATGGGAGGAGAAGAAGGCCCTTGACGAGCGTGAGACTGCACGGGCATCCCGCATGCGAGCTGAGATGTTTGCAAAGGGACTGCCCGTAGCCCCGTACAATACCACGCAGTTCCTAATGGAAGAACATGACCGCGAGGAACCGGACTTGAACACCGAGCTTGGGGGCAGGCGAATCATGGGTGCTTGCCGCTCGGAAGATACTGCCAGTGAAGAGGACTATTTCGAGcccgaggaggaagaggatggcaGCGGTGGTGGTAGTGACGGCATGGGGCGACCAGGGAACGCCGGCGGGGAGTTTCTTCAGAGGGACTTCTCTGAGACCTACGAGAAGTATCATGTCGAAAGCCTTCAGAACATGACCAAGGCAGAGTTGGTGCGGGAATACCTGGAGTTAGAAAAGTGCATGTCGCGCTTAGAGGAGGAGAACAACCGGCTCCGCTGTATCGGGAGATGCCCAGACACCAGCGCGGAAAGCCCGGTAGCTCAGCCTGACGCATCGCGTCTCAGAGAGCTGGAGGTTGAACTTGAAAGACTGAGAGCGCAGAACAGCGAGCTCCGTCTGCAGAACCAGTTGTACAGAGAACGGGGGCAGACCGTCTCTAACGTGGGCAGTTCATATGGACAGACAACGGGAGAGTGA